From the Lathyrus oleraceus cultivar Zhongwan6 chromosome 4, CAAS_Psat_ZW6_1.0, whole genome shotgun sequence genome, one window contains:
- the LOC127135659 gene encoding probably inactive receptor-like protein kinase At2g46850 — protein sequence MNTFVTIIILELFLFLLFIPFTSSQKQLQTKLVQPPLLPNSCNETCGKHRVPFPFYLNNTSCVSSLSTSFHLTCTNSSTLFIKLASQNYPILEFFSDGLLVDFPGASSCRQYNDLNSFGERFFDGKNYFGVSVDNIVGLYDCEDSSLCKADCETVNLPGCDGSAGGDSLGCCYPLSDHSIWHVGEGFSVFSKFGCRGFSSWAVLRGSYAGKRGVKLEFAIPRNFSKEICAKNADIVNSTSVKDGVRCVCQDGYVGDGFANGTGCLLSCIKDGKEAYGSDCYIKRHDQRKMVIIAGILCPVLIVASLATLFYLLKRKEKPGMFDSEQAYYHNISFRKACRTRLFSHHELEQATNGFEENKKLMQCNNTAMFSGVLGDGSHVAIHKLSKCENENDMLQVMSQIEVLSSILHRNVASILGCCVDSNYAPLVIYEYPANGTLEDHLHQKFENKGQKLGLDWYRRLNIATEIASTIALLQYDKSPPIFHHNLKSSCIFLDDDLSVKIAGFGLVNYDYTNCENRICKNDVYDIGVMLLEIIYGSNQLDSPTLALKKIRDGKIEEIVDPVLDYHEQPHYCQEQIQIIADLATRCLLFGADGKMGMVDVARELVHLNKESVDGGNVKLVLEETFSNSSLLQMISMSPDSMNVP from the exons ATGAATACTTTTGTTACTATTATCATTTTGGAactttttttgtttttgttgttcATCCCTTTTACTTCTTCTCAGAAACAACTACAAACAAAACTAGTTCAACCACCTTTGCTTCCAAATTCCTGTAACGAAACATGTGGAAAACATCGTGTTCCATTTCCGTTCTATCTCAACAACACTTCATGTGTATCATCATTATCAACTTCTTTTCACCTCACTTGCACAAACTCATCCACCCTTTTCATCAAACTAGCTTCACAGAACTATCCCATTTTGGAATTCTTCTCGGACGGTTTGTTAGTAGACTTTCCCGGCGCGTCGTCGTGTCGCCAATACAACGACTTGAATTCGTTCGGCGAGAGGTTTTTCGACGGAAAGAACTATTTCGGTGTATCGGTGGACAACATTGTTGGTCTCTATGATTGCGAAGATTCTTCGCTTTGTAAAGCGGATTGTGAAACGGTTAATCTTCCTGGTTGTGATGGAAGTGCTGGTGGTGATTCTCTTGGATGTTGTTATCCACTTTCTGATCATAGTATATGGCATGTTGGTGAAGGTTTTTCGGTTTTTTCGAAGTTTGGATGCAGAGGGTTTTCTAGTTGGGCTGTTTTAAGAGGCTCTTATGCAGGGAAAAGAGGGGTGAAATTGGAATTTGCTATTCCTAGGAACTTTTCTAAGGAGATTTGTGCTAAGAATGCAGATATTGTGAATTCTACATCGGTTAAAGATGGTGTAAGGTGTGTTTGTCAAGATGGTTATGTTGGTGATGGTTTTGCTAATGGGACAGGATGTTTACTAT CATGTATCAAAGATGGAAAGGAAGCATATGGAAGTGACTGCTACATCAAAAGGCATGATCAAAGAAAAATGGTCATCATTGCTG GAATCCTTTGTCCAGTTCTTATTGTGGCCTCCTTAGCCACACTATTTTATCTTCTAAAACGAAAAGAAAAGCCGGGAATGTTCGACTCCGAGCAAGCTTATTACCACAACATTTCGTTCCGAAAAGCATGTAGAACTCGACTATTCAGCCACCATGAACTAGAGCAAGCCACCAATGGTTTCGAAGAGAACAAAAAACTCATGCAATGCAATAACACCGCAATGTTTTCTGGTGTTCTTGGCGATGGATCGCATGTAGCTATACACAAATTATCAAAATGTGAGAATGAAAATGACATGTTGCAAGTCATGTCACAAATCGAAGTCCTATCTTCGATTCTACATAGAAACGTTGCGTCGATTCTTGGTTGTTGCGTTGATTCTAACTACGCTCCTCTAGTGATTTATGAGTATCCTGCAAATGGTACCTTAGAGGATCATTTGCACCAGAAGTTCGAAAACAAAGGACAAAAACTCGGTTTAGATTGGTATAGAAGATTGAATATTGCAACAGAAATAGCTAGTACTATTGCATTGTTACAATATGATAAATCTCCTCCAATATTTCATCATAACCTAAAGTCAAGTTGCATATTCCTCGACGATGATTTATCGGTCAAGATTGCAGGATTCGGACTAGTTAACTACGATTACACGAATTGCGAGAATCGCATATGCAAAAACGATGTATATGACATAGGTGTGATGCTACTTGAGATTATCTATGGATCAAACCAATTGGACTCACCTACATTAGCATTGAAGAAAATTAGGGACGGGAAGATCGAAGAAATTGTTGATCCGGTTCTTGATTATCACGAGCAACCGCATTATTGTCAAGAACAGATTCAGATCATTGCTGATCTTGCAACAAGATGTTTGCTGTTTGGTGCAGATGGAAAGATGGGAATGGTTGATGTTGCTAGGGAATTGGTTCATCTGAATAAAGAGAGTGTTGATGGTGGAAATGTGAAACTTGTGCTTGAAGAAACATTCTCGAATTCGAGTCTTCTTCAAATGATATCTATGTCTCCTGATTCAATGAATGTTCCTTGA